Genomic DNA from Deinococcus sonorensis KR-87:
CACGGCTGGGGTGGCGCGGCCGCATGAACCACGCGCGCCGCCGTTTCAGGAAGGCGAGATGACGTCCGGAGTCGGTGAAATCGCGCAGCGCTGCCGGACTCTCCCCGACACTGAGATTGACGATGAGCCTCGGGTCATCCAGGCTGCCCAGGGCAGGGGCATTCCCGGTGTCGTCCTGAAGCCGCCAGACGAATCCCGGCGCGCGGTCGGCCAGGGCATTGACCGGATCCAGCCCTGCTCGGAATTCGTCCACTTCCGGTGCGGCAAGCGGATGGTGGAACCGGGCGATGTTCACCTGGGCGAGCTGCATCTGGGACCTCCCACGGGGTGCGGGTGGGGCTCCCGATGAGTGTGGCGCGCTGCGGAGCCCAAGGCCACCCGGTTCAGGCGCGACCTGGGCAGGGCGCCAACGGCTGTATCGATGTGATGCCGGAACGTCGCGGTACCATGCACCATGACTTCCCGGTTGACGCTGGCTCAGTTGCGCGCCTTCGTCGCGGTCGCTGACGCAGGCGGATTCGGATCCGCGGCCGCTGAACTGAACATGTCGCAGAGCAGCCTGAGTGACGGGGTTCAGGGACTGGAGCGGGTGGTGGGCCGCCCGCTGTTCCACCGCTCGGCGGGCGGGGTGCGGTTGACCCCGGCGGGTGAGCGTGCCCTGGCGTATGCACGCCGCGCCATCGAAGCCGCCAACGATGTCCAGGCGGTGATCGACGACGACGACGCCCTGACGGGGTCACTGAACGTCGCCACCTACCGCAGTCTGGGGGTCCATGTGCTGCCCGCTGTCATGGCCGCCCTGCACCGACAGCACCCGAAGCTGACCGTCCATCTCCTGGATGGAGAAAGCGACGGCAATGGCGGCTACCGGCTGGTCGAGGAGGGAAGAGCCGATGTGGGCCTCCTGCAGCTGGACCGCGCCACCCCACTCCTCACCTGGCCGCTGATGACGGACGAATATTTCGCCGTCTTTCCCAGATCCAGAGGCCGCCATCCGGTGAGCTGGCATGAATTTCAGGCGCAGCCGTTGCTGATGCCCTCCGCGTCTGACACCTGCCACGCCAATGTCCGGGCACATCTCGACCGGCACGCCGGCGTGGCGGGCGCGTTGTCTGAAGTGCCTGATGACAACGTGATTCTGTCGATGGTGGAGCATGGTCTGGGCGTTACCGTGATGGCCGACCTGGCCATGAGGCCACTCTCTCCGCAGTTGCTGGCCTTGCCCCTCCCCGTTCCTCTGACCCGCACCCTGGGCGTGGTGGTGAAGCCAGGGCGATCCGGACTTCCGCACATCCGGGCGTTGATCGAGTCGGTGCGGGCGTGCATGGCGAACATTCAGGCCAACGCCGCGGACGTCCCGACGCCGTAGGTGATGGCGGCGCCCACGGCAAGGGCCCTCCAGACCGGGCCGAGGGGGTCACGGGCGCGGACGCGGGTCACGGCGGCGTGAGGGTGAAACGAACAGCTTCCCTGGTGCACCACCTGCCGGTGGGGACCTTTGCCCCGGTGAACCCCCACCGGAGCGCACCCCGCCCAGCCGCGCCGGAATTCACGGCGCGATCACCAGCCCGGCGTCACACCGCGGACCGCGCATGGCTGGGCGTCCACGCCTGGCGTGGGATCAGGGTGGCGGTCAGTTCACCCACGCGATCAGCGCCGTGCCGCGCTGGCGTGCGGGCCCCCTTTACCCCCTCGTGCTCCACGCGGGAGTGGCGGGCAACCGCGACCTCAAGCAGCGCGTCCGCGACGACCCGCACCGTCGGGGGAGTCGGGTGACCCTCCCCAGGCAGAGGGATCAGGGCCTCGACATCTGCTTCGAGCCCGCTGTCGACCACGGGCGGAACACGGTCGAACGTCGTCCGAAGCCTCAGATGGACCGCTTCCCGGTCCACCTGGCCCAGCAGACTTCGGCACCCCGGGTTGAGTGCCCATGCCCGCCCAGAGCGGCGGGGTGGCCCCCCGATCGCTGGCGGGGTGCAGGGTCCGCCCGCTCAGGAGGGTCTCCCGCGCGTGGCCCTTCCAGGTGGCCGGCTGCACGTCGAGCGACCTCACGTGTGGTTCCACCGCTGATCCTTGATGAATGTTCAGGCGCGCATGGTCCACCTGCCGCTGCTCGTGCACCTGCGGACCGCGTGTTCAGCGGCACGCTCACCACCGCAGATGAGAACAGTCGCCGGGAACCGCAAGCCCATGCGGTTCCCGGCGACTGTTCCTGCGCCTCAGCGCAACTGACTCAGATTGGCCTGCTGGGCGTAGGTTTTGCCTGAACTGTCTTTGAACTTCAGCGTGACGGTCCCGCTGGTGGGCAATCCCGTTAGGTCGAAGGTGTAGTGCACCACGCCGAGGTAGCGGAACTCGGGGGTTCCGGCCGGCAGGGTGAACTGATCGCCGTACGGCCCGTCGATCTCCGGCTTCGCCGTCAGGGTCTTCCCGCCGACGGTGAGGGTCGCCGACTGGTACAGATCGAGGTAGCTGTGCTCGCGTCCCTTCGTCTCGGTCGCGTTGCCCCGGCTGTACGCCTGCTGCCACAACTCTTCTTCCTGACTCACCGGACCTGGACTGTGCGTGTAGAGCAGGAAGGTGATTTTGTTGTTCCACTTCTGCGCGAACACCTTGGCCTGGGCGGCGGTCAACGGCCGGTCCTGGAAGGTGTCCAGGAACGATTCGTACCGCAGCCGCTCGTACGGTGTCCCCAGGGCAATCCCGTCGACTTCCGGGGAATTCGCCGTCAGCCGGATGTCATCCGTGTACGTCTTGAGCAGGTACGACCCCCAGGTGTAGACCCCCGTGGTGCGCGACATGCTGTCGCCTTCCTTGACGGCCTGATCGGTCAGCGCGGGGGTCAGCACCGGCGTCAGGGCCAGGGCCGAGCCGGTCAGCACCCCCGCACTGAGCACGGCGGCCACTCGGAACCGCTGGAGGACGTTCATGGCAGGGTGAAGATGGCCACGCGACTGGTCACGTTCTTCACGCCGTTCAGGCCCTTGGAGGTGTTGCCCGCGGCGACGGCCACGTACTGCTTGCCGCCCACGGTGTAGGTCGCCACGCCGCCGCCGATCGGGGCCTTGTCGATGTTGGACTTGAACAGCACCTTGCCGGTGGTCGCGTCCAGCGCGTAGAGGGTGCCGTTGGCCGCGCCGGACAGCACCAGATTGCCGCCGGTGGTGGTCACGCCGCCCACGATGCGGATGCCCGGGGTGCTGTAGCGCCACAGTTCCTTGCCGGTGGCGCCATCATACGCGACGGTATTGCCCACCGCTTCGCTGGCCGGGTTGAGCGCCATGGCGCCGCCGAAGAACAGCTGGCCCTTGATCAGGCGCACTTCACCGAGTTTCACGGTGCCGCACCAGTCCACCGAGTTGACCACGACCATGTTGTTGGCGCCGGGCTTGAAGGCCGGTCCGGACCACTGCGTGCCCGCCGAGTAGTTCGGGCAGATCGGCAGCCCTTCTGCGGTCGGGTTCTTCTCCTGGTTGAGGACCTTGATGACCGCCTGCTTGAAGGTCTGGCTCTTGGTCGCTTCGTTGTACCCGAACAGGTACCCGGCTTTGGTCGCGACCGCGATGTGCTTGGTGCCGTCGATGTCGTACAGCACCGGCGCGGCGGCGGTGTCGTAGTCCTTGCTGTCGTTCGGGATCTGCTGGTAGTAGTGGTCGAGTTTCCCGGTGGCGGCGTCGAGGACCACCACCGAGTC
This window encodes:
- a CDS encoding DUF3291 domain-containing protein; the protein is MQLAQVNIARFHHPLAAPEVDEFRAGLDPVNALADRAPGFVWRLQDDTGNAPALGSLDDPRLIVNLSVGESPAALRDFTDSGRHLAFLKRRRAWFMRPRHPSRGARVSLSFDG
- a CDS encoding LysR family transcriptional regulator, producing MTSRLTLAQLRAFVAVADAGGFGSAAAELNMSQSSLSDGVQGLERVVGRPLFHRSAGGVRLTPAGERALAYARRAIEAANDVQAVIDDDDALTGSLNVATYRSLGVHVLPAVMAALHRQHPKLTVHLLDGESDGNGGYRLVEEGRADVGLLQLDRATPLLTWPLMTDEYFAVFPRSRGRHPVSWHEFQAQPLLMPSASDTCHANVRAHLDRHAGVAGALSEVPDDNVILSMVEHGLGVTVMADLAMRPLSPQLLALPLPVPLTRTLGVVVKPGRSGLPHIRALIESVRACMANIQANAADVPTP